The following are from one region of the Nicotiana tomentosiformis chromosome 7, ASM39032v3, whole genome shotgun sequence genome:
- the LOC104104056 gene encoding zinc transporter 5, protein MAKLEKVVFWYILVLLPAIVLGECTCDSDEEERNKTEALKYKMVAVASILVASALGVCIPVLGKAIPALSPEKNLFFIIKAFAAGVILATGFIHVLPDAYKSLTSPYLKENPWGDFPFSGFIAMVSAMATLMVDTYATSYYKNKSAKNGVVAQSGDEELVNVHSHGHVHGSTSMIGDSDSELLRYRVISQVLEVGIIVHSVIIGIALGASESPKTIRPLVAALTFHQFFEGMGLGGCIAQAKFKTRAVAIMTLFFSLTTPIGIGIGLGITNSYDENSPTALIVEGVFNSASAGILIYMALVDFLAADFMHPRMQGNGKLQLGANISLLLGAGLMSLLAKWA, encoded by the exons ATGGCAAAGTTAGAAAAAGTTGTTTTTTGGTACATTCTCGTACTTCTTCCTGCTATAGTATTAGGAGAATGTACTTGTGATTCTGATGAAGAAGAAAGAAACAAAACTGAAGCATTAAAATATAAAATGGTAGCAGTCGCTTCCATTTTAGTTGCCAGTGCATTAGGGGTTTGTATTCCTGTACTTGGAAAAGCAATTCCAGCTTTGAGCCCAGAGaagaatttattttttataatcaAAGCTTTCGCTGCTGGTGTGATCCTCGCGACAGGGTTTATACATGTATTACCTGATGCATATAAAAGTTTAACATCGCCATATTTGAAAGAAAATCCGTGGGGAGATTTTCCTTTTAGTGGATTTATTGCAATGGTTTCTGCGATGGCGACTCTGATGGTGGATACTTATGCAACTTCATATTATAAGAATAAATCTGCGAAAAATGGTGTGGTGGCTCAGTCTGGAGATGAAGAATTAGTTAATGTTCATTCACATGGCCATGTACATGGCTCAACATCAATGATTGGTGATTCTGATTCCGAGCTCCTTCGTTATCGTGTTATATCTCAG GTTTTGGAGGTGGGGATAATAGTACATTCTGTGATAATAGGAATAGCTTTGGGTGCTTCTGAAAGTCCCAAAACCATAAGGCCTCTTGTTGCTGCTTTGACTTTTCATCAATTTTTCGAGGGCATGGGACTTGGTGGATGCATTGCTCAG GCAAAATTTAAGACTCGTGCAGTGGCAATAATgactttatttttctctctcacAACTCCAATCGGAATTGGAATTGGATTAGGAATAACAAATTCTTACGATGAAAACAGTCCAACGGCTCTTATTGTGGAAGGAGTATTTAATTCAGCATCAGCTGGTATCTTGATTTATATGGCATTAGTTGATTTTTTAGCTGCCGATTTTATGCATCCAAGAATGCAAGGCAATGGAAAACTTCAATTAGGAGCCAATATTTCACTTCTTCTTGGTGCTGGACTTATGTCTCTCTTAGCCAAATGGGCTTAA